The Streptococcus oralis region TCCTTTTATTCTACTGTCTATTATAACTCTTTTCACAAAGGAAGCAACTGAAAAACGAAAAAGGTAAGGACATTCTCCTCACCTTTTCTAACATAATCCAAACTAAGCAATACTAGCAAGGAGCTCCTCTAACTCCTCCTTGGTCAAGCGACGCCATTCTCCTCGTTCTAAGTTCTCATCCAAGACTAAAGTTCCCATAGTCAAACGTTGTAGGTCCACCACTTCCTTGCCACAGTAGGCCACCATACGCTTGACCTGATGGAACTTCCCTTCAGCAATGGTCACACGAACCAGACTTTGATTCTTTACTGAATCTAACGACACAATCTCCAGCTTAGCTGGCTGGCAGGTAAAGTCCTTGAGCGGAATGCCCTTGGCAAATGTCTCCACATCTTCTTGGGTCATAATACCTTTGACTTGAGCCAGATAGGTTTTATCCACATGACGTTTTGGTGAAAGAAGAACATGGGCAAGCTGGCCGTCATTGGTCAAAAGCAGGAGGCCATGCGTGTCAATATCCAAGCGCCCTACTGGAAAAACTTCCTTGGTCCGAGCAATATCATCCAACAAGTCCAACACTGTTCTGTGTTT contains the following coding sequences:
- a CDS encoding pseudouridine synthase — its product is MRLDKFLAACAVGSRTEVKNLLKAGRVTVNGKKEKSAKLQINEERDEIRFDGQVLEYEEFVYYMMNKPQGVISATEDSKHRTVLDLLDDIARTKEVFPVGRLDIDTHGLLLLTNDGQLAHVLLSPKRHVDKTYLAQVKGIMTQEDVETFAKGIPLKDFTCQPAKLEIVSLDSVKNQSLVRVTIAEGKFHQVKRMVAYCGKEVVDLQRLTMGTLVLDENLERGEWRRLTKEELEELLASIA